From Dehalobacter sp.:
TTGAAAATATTAATTAGAAGAAACATGGATGAGGAACACAGAAATTTCCCAGCCAAACCGGTCATGGAAATCTTGAATGCGTTCTTATACTGCGCTGTATTCTGGAAATATGGTTTTTCTGTGGAAACACTGGGTTTTATAATTCTTGGTTCTATCCTTTTGCTGATTGCTTTCATCGATTTTAAGACTATGTTGATCCCCAACTGGACTGTCCTCTTGATTCTGGTTCTTGGCATTTTATTTGCTTTCTTCAGTCGGGATGTTTCCTGGCTGCAGAGGCTGATTGGCTTCTTTGGAGCTGGATTGGGTTTGCTGCTGATCTATATATTCTCCAGAGGCGGCATAGGCGGCGGAGATATCAAGCTGATGGCTGCATCGGGTTTTTTCCTGGGCTGGAAGCTAACGCTTTGGGCAATGCTTGTCGGGTCAATTATCGGTGGAGTCTTTGGGGTGGTTATCCTGGCCAGCGGCAAAGGACAATTAAAGACTGCGATTCCATATGGACCGTTTTTAGTAATAGGTATCATAGGAAGCATTCTTTTTGGCAATGAAATGATTTCGTGGTATTGGAGTTTATTAATACGCTAAATCGTTTTATTATTTTTTAGATTAGATGTATTGTATTTTTGCCGCAAATAATAAGAAAATGCGTAAAATAACAGGTAATAAATTCTTTTGAAAGAATCATGTGATTTGCTGTTGACAGTGTCAAAACAGCGTGCTATTATAATAAAGCGTCTCGGGGCGGGAACGCCTGAAAGAAGCGCAAAGGTCATTGAAAACTGAACAACAAGAATGAAT
This genomic window contains:
- a CDS encoding A24 family peptidase translates to METFFMEHVWLVYLGLFIVGIAAGRFLKILIRRNMDEEHRNFPAKPVMEILNAFLYCAVFWKYGFSVETLGFIILGSILLLIAFIDFKTMLIPNWTVLLILVLGILFAFFSRDVSWLQRLIGFFGAGLGLLLIYIFSRGGIGGGDIKLMAASGFFLGWKLTLWAMLVGSIIGGVFGVVILASGKGQLKTAIPYGPFLVIGIIGSILFGNEMISWYWSLLIR